Genomic segment of Dactylococcopsis salina PCC 8305:
GTATCAGCATCAGAAACCTCAAACGGGTCTGTGGGACAATTATCTTGATAGTCAGGTTCAATAAACATCTTTTCAATTTGACGATCGTTGACTACCATCGAATAACGCCAAGAACGCATTCCGAAGCCGAGGTTATCTTTCTCCACCAACATTCCCATTTTACGGGTGAAGTCAGCATTGCCATCGGGAAGCATAAATACTTTTTCCACTCCCTGTTTTTTCGCCCATTGGAACATAACGAAAGCATCATTCACAGAGAGACAGATTACTTCGTCAACGCCTTGAGCGCGGATTTCATCATATAATTCTTCGTAACGGGGCAAATGCGTTGAGGAACAAGTGGGAGTAAATGCACCAGGAAGCGCAAATAAAACCACTCGTTTACCGCCGAAAATATCTGCTGTCGTGCGATCTTGCCAACGGAACGGATTTTCTCCTCCCACTGACTCATCACGAACACGGGTACGAAAAACAACATCAGGAACTGTTTGTTGAACCGCTACACTCATTTAAGCGTCTCCTTAATCATAAAATGACTTAACGAGTGTTAATATATCGTGTTGAGTGCCGATATTAAATAAGTCTTGGGAAAGATCATTATTGTTTCTCTCTTACCCACTGACGAAATGCTTTCATTGTCTGATTACGTCCTTGAGTTTTGCACTGTTGCAAAAATTCGGGAATTGCTTTAGTTAGGGGAAACTGCGGAAAAATTGAACTCCTAGTGGAAATTTGATACTTTCCTTGCTCTAAAATGCTGATCTGTAAGTTACCTTGTCTAAACTGCCATAATTCTGGAACGCCTAAAGCTGCATAAATTTCGGGATAACTACGTGAAGTGATTTCAATTTCTAAGGCTAAATCGGGAGGTGGATCAACAGTTAAATCAATGCGTTCTTTTCCCCGTATTAAGGCTTCATTTTCGATATAAAAACAATTATCTGGTTCGATTCCCTGTTGCATTAATTCGTTTTTAAACGTCGTTGAACCTAACGGATAAAATTCTCGATCGAGTTCTTCTAAGAGAATTTCTATAAAATTGGTAATAAAGTTTTTATTGATCTCAGGTTCAGGAAGGGGAGTCACAATTTCTAATCTTCCTTGATTATAGGCAAGACGCGAGGAATGATTTTCTCGATCGGTCTCTTCTAAAATTGTTTCCAATGTTTTCCAACTGACTTCCTTAAATAAGACTTTTTTGCCGACAGAAACCGTGATTTGATCCATTCTTTTGTCCTCTCACTCTCTTGAGGGCGAACCACCATTCGCCCCATAACAATTGGCTTAATTGTTAATCGTTGCTAAGGCTTTTTCTAAACGCACTCGATCGAGTCCTTTTTGATTTAATAATAACCAAGACTGCATGAGATCATGTCCTTTTACATCTCCAGTTAACGCAGCCCGTAGAGACTTCATCACTAAACCTTTTTTCACTCCCTGTTCTTTGGTAACAGTTTTAATCAGTTGTTTCGCTTCTTCTTCGGTGAATTGATCTTGCTGTTTTATCGCTTCAGAAATCTTTTCAATCACGGATTTTACTCCGTCTTGTTGGAGTTGAGAAACCGCTTCCTCTTTAAATTCTATATCCGTTTGGAAGAAGACTTTGGTTTGTTCTACCGCGTCCGTGAGACGAGTTAAACTAGGGGCAATTAAAGCGCTGACTTGTTCTAACCAAGGACGATTATTTTCTAAATCAACCTTATATCCTGCTTCTTGCCAAAAGGGTGCTAACATTTCCACTAAGCGCTGGGGTTCAATTTTATGGATATACTGGCTGTTAATCCAATCCAGTTTTGACCAGTCAAATTTGGCGGCGGATTTACTGACTCGATCGAGGCTGAAGTGTTTAGCCGCTTCTTCTAGGGTAAATAATTCTTCCGTAGAATCGGGAGGAGTCCAACCAAGCAACGTCATATAATTTGCCATTGCTTCGGGAACAAATCCCATTTTATAGAAATCAGAAATGGCAGTAACGTTGTCGCGTTTGGAAAGTTTTTGTCCTTGTTCGTTCAAAATCAAGGGCGTGTGTGCAAATTCTGGAATGCTACCACCGAGGGCTTCATAAAGTAAAATTTGCTTGGCAGTATTGGCGATATGATCTTCACCGCGAATCACATGGCTAATCTTCATGTCCATATCATCTACTACCACCGCCAGATTGTATAACGGTTGTCCTAAATCTTCGCGACTACTCGCCCTTGCGATCACCATATCACCGCCGAGATCGCTTCCTTCCCAAGTTAGTGTTCCCCGAATCTGATCGTTCCAGATGATTTGGCGATTATCGTCAATTTTAAAGCGAATGACGGGCTTTCTCCCTTCCGCTTCAAAGGCTTTTTCTTCTTCGGGAGTGAGATTACGATGGCGATTGTCGTAACGCGGTGCTTGATTACGTGCTTTTTGTGATTCTCGTAACTGGTTTAATTCGTCTTCGGTGGTGTAACACCGATAAGCATATCCTTGATCTAAAAGAGTTTGTACGGCTTGTTTGTAGAGATGTAGCCGTTCACTTTGAAAATAGGGGCCCTCATCCCATTGCATTCCCAGCCAAGCTAGACCATCTTTGATATTCTGGGTATATTCGGGGCGCGATCGAGCTTGGTCGGTATCCTCCACTCGAATGATAAATGTCCCCCCTTCATGGCGCGCAAATAGCCAATTAAAGACCGCCGTGCGGGCGGTTCCAATATGTAGATTTCCGGTTGGACTCGGTGCAATTCGCACTCTTACTGTCACAGCGTTTCCCTCGCGATCGTTTTTCCAATTATTCTATCATTATTTTGGGTTGGGAATGCGCGATCGAAATCTCCAACGCTAAAGTAGAAAACGTGGGCAATTGTCCATCAAACCTGATCAACTCAAAGCAATGCTTCACCGCGACCACTACCAAATTCTTGGTTTAACCCCAGACGCAACGCAAAAAGAAATTAAAGAAGCCTATCGTCGTTTAGCAAAGGAATTTCATCCCGATCGAAGCGAGGATCAGGAAGCCCACGAGAAAATTATATCAATCAATGCTGCTTACGAAGTGCTAGGGAATCCCACCCTAAAAGCCTCTTATGATCGGGCTTTTTGCCAAAAACGAACCCAACGCAACGCCAAGGCACAACGACAATATCAACGCCAACGACAAAAGCAACGCCACAGCGAAGATCAAATTACTCACTGGTTAAAATACGTTTATCAACCGATTATCAAACAAGTCGAGGAAATTGTTTTTCCCCTTGATACTCAAATTGATTTCCTCGCGGGTGATCCCTTTGATGACGAGTTACTCCAAACCTTTCAAAGTTATCTCGAAAACTGTCGTCACTTAGTCCAACAAGCGAAACAGTCGCTTCGATCGCAACCGAACCCTTCTAGTTTAGCTGGAACCGCAGCGAATCTATACTATTGTCTCAATCAACTGGATGACGGAATCGAAGAATTAGCTTATTTCCCCTTCAATTTTGATGAAAGCCATCTTCACACAGGAAAAGAATTATTCCGCATCGCCACAGGATTACAAGAGGAAGCAGAAGCAACAGTTAACTATAATCACCTGTAATCAGTGACCAGTGACCAGTGACCAGTGACCAGTAACAAATAACAAATAACAAATAACAAATAACAAATATTGATACGACCTGCATTTCTGTTCGCGATCGATAAATTTCCAAATGTTGAAACTCGCCTATACCTTACTAAGGCAACTTGCATGCAAGCCTTTTGCCTCTTGCCTCTTGCCTTTTGCCTTTTGCCTCTTGCCTTTTGCCTAGCGCTATATCATTGATAATGTTCCTTACTGTGACAAGAACGAGAAACCTTTAATATGGCTGAAATTTCCGAAACCACCGCCGAAATCACTGCGGCTTTAGAAACCCCCACTGATCTAGAGTTTACACTTCCCGATCCTGAAGATGAAGAAATCGAAGAAAACGAGTTTCAACAGCGTTTAGATGAAGCGTGGTTAGTGTGTGAACGGTTCGACTTGCAAACCGACATCTGGCGCGGGAGAATTTTAAGAGCAGTGCGCGATCGAGAAAAACAAGGTGGCGAAGGAAGAGGAAAAGGTTTTCTGAACTGGCTAAAAGAACGAGAAATTAGTAAAAGCCAAGCCTACTCAATGATTCAATTGGCTAACAGCGCCGATACCTTACTCGCAGAAGGACAACTACAAGTCAGTTCAATTAATAATTTTAGTAAACGAGCCTTTGTCGAAACCGCCAATTCCGATCCCGAAGTGCAAAAATTAGTTTCAGAAGCGGCGGAAGGGGGCGATCGAATTACGCGACGAGAAGTTAAAGAACTTTCCGATCAATGGACAGCCATGAGTTCCGAATTAGTGCCGCCAAACGTGAAAGAACAAGCGGAAAATGGTTCACTTTCTCCCCGTTATCTTGCGCCTTTAGTAAAAGAAATGGAGAAACTTCCCTCCTCACATCTGAAACAAATTCAAGAAGAAGTAGAAGAGAATCCCGATGTGGATACCGTTAAACAATTAACCTCAGAAGCGAAAAATTTATCAAAATATTTAGATGCGGCGGCGCAAGTACAAGCGATTTATAATGCCGATCTTGATCTAGAAATGGCATTAGAAGAAGCGCTACGTCTCGATTGTTTGAATACAGCGGCGGATTTAGTGAAACAAGCAACCAGCCTCGAACAAATCATGGCGAAACTTTATACAACTTGGAAACGAGTAGGAAGTCTCGCGGATCGGCTTTATGTGGAAACTGGTGCGAGTAATCCCCATTTACGATCGATGTTGAGTGCGTTAGAAAAGCTCAGTAATGATACGATCGAAGTGCCTTTAGATGATAGCAGCGATCGAGTGGTACGCTTAAAAATCATTCACAATGAATAACGAATTAAAATGTATAAATTGCTTTTTGTCTGTTTAGGAAATATCTGTCGTTCTCCTTCTGCAGAAAATATCATGCGTTATTTGATTGAAAAAGAAGGATTAAGTGATCAAATTGTTTGTGATTCAGCAGGAACCGCCAGTTATCATTTAGGTGAACCGCCCGATCAACGAATGAAAGCCGCAGCGGAAAAAAGAGGAATCAAATTAGAAGGAAAAGCCCGTCAATTTCAGCCCAGTGACTTTGAGAAATACGACTTAATTTTAGCAATGGATCGAGATAATTATTGGTCATTAGTTTCCCTTGATCCTGAAAAAAAATATCGGGAAAAAATCAAAATGATGTGCAATTACGCGAAATCCTATCCCGATCAAGAAGTTCCTGATCCCTACTATGGCGGTACAGAAGGCTTTAATCATGTTATCGATCTCCTTCTCGATGCTTGTAGCGAATTATTAGAAAGCATCAAAAAAGACTAAAGTAGGCCCTAGTGGAGTTTACGAAACCCAACATCAATCAGTGACCAGTTACCAGTTACCAGTTACCAGTTACCAGTTGTGCTTGATCTAATCAGTTACTTAGTAGCTTACAATCTGTTACGAATTAATTGCTTATTATTCACTATTCACGGCTTACTGATCACTGATCACTGGTCACTGCAATGGGTGGACTTTACGAAACCCAACACCCATCAGTGACTAATTACTGTAAAGGGAAACCCAACAAAATTGTAAAGATTTCTTGGTTTCGCAACAGCGTCAAAGTTGAGTTTAACGGTGGGAGTGTCAATTCTGTCACATGGGGAGCAACGATCGCAGAAAAGAGTCTGATAAATTAAGAGGGGAATCTATTTTTAAGGTGTGATTCGATTATGAAGAAATTATTATCATCAATTATGTTAGCAGGAGGATTATTAACAGTCGTTCCTGCTTTAGAAGTTTTCGCTCAATCTGGGGGAAATTCTGGTATAACAATTTTTAGTGGAGTCGAACAGGAAAATCTCCTTGATTATCGTTTAGACTTTGGCGGCGAATCAGGGCGTTGGGATCGCTATCGTCTTCGCATTCCTAGCAAGAAACTTCCCTTTGGCGCTTCTCAGTTTTACGTGACTTATCCCGATTATTACAAGGGGCGATTTGATACCGATCGAATCGAAGTCAGAATTGATGGTGAACCTCAGCCTTTAAGTGATGTGACTTGGAATCAGGAAGAAGGCTTGATTTCGATGGATTTAGAAGAACCGATCGAGCCTGATACTAAGGTAGAATTAGTGTTTTCTAATGTCAAAAATCCTCGCCCAGGTGGAACATTTTATTTTAATGCTCAAGTGGATGTTCCCAATGATGTAGCGATTCGACGATATGTCGGAACTTGGATTATTGATATTGATTAATAATTCGTAAACTAATCCCTCTCACCTCACTTGCAATGGCATAGTAATCCTTGATCTTCTTTCCCAAAAAATTGAACGAACACTCTCATTATTAAGAGAATACCCCCCTTCTTCAGGGGGAATCAAGGGATTTTAGAGGAAGTTGATGTTAAAATCAATTTAAAACTTTACACTTTGAATTGGGAGTATATCTTAAGATGACAACCCAAAGATGGACGGATCAAATGGTTGATCAGTTAGCGGCTTCTGTCACTGAACTAAGACAATCTATTAGTGAACAAAGGCAATCAGATCAAGAAACTAGAGATTTAGTTAACTCTAACGCTCGTGCAATTGAATCACTAGGACAATCGATCGCAGAAGTGAGACAATCAGATCAAGAAACTAGAGATTTAGTTAACTCTAACGCTCGTGCAATTGAATCACTAGGACAATCGATCGCAGAAGTGAGACAATCAGATCAAGAAACTAGAGATTTAGTTAACTCTAACGCTCGTGCGATTGAATCACTAGGACAATCGATCGCAGAAGTGAGACAATCAGATCAAGAAACTAGAGATTTAGTTAACTCTAACGCTCGTGCGATTGAATCACTAGGACAATCGATCGCAGAAGTGAGACAATCAGATCAAGAAACTAGAGATTTAGTTAACTCTAATGCTCGTGTTATTCAAGCCCTAGCCACTGCTACTGCTGAAGCCCAAGAAGAAAGAGACGCAGCAACAAGAGAACGTCAAGCCATTTTAGAAAGAATCGATGAGATGACAACGGACATTCGGGGGTTACAGATTGAAAATCAACGGATGTTAGATTTGCTCTTTGAACATATTCGTCGCAACAATGAAGAGAATGAATAAGATCGGATTCAGAAAATATCACCAATAATCAATAAAAAACAATGGGAAAATCAGCATTAACGTCTCGTTTAGTCAACGGTGTGTTAAGTAGGGCTTGCTGAAAAAGTCCATTGGTTGGTTTAGTAAGGCAAAAGGCAAGTTGCCTTAGGCAAGAGGCTTGCATTTTTACCTGAACTTAATCGCCTCAAATCCTTATTTGGTAAAACTTTCAGTTTCCCAACAGCAAACCCCAATTAAAGGTTAAAACAATGGTTTCTGGTTCGGAATTGGCACGTTGGCGAGAAAAAAGTCGGAAAAGCGCGATTGAATTTTCGATTCCTCCTCAAGAAGTGGATTGGTTGCTAGAAAGTCTAACTGATTTAACGCCTCTGAGTTGGCGCTTAGAAACCTATAATATCAAGTTCGGGTAATTGCTTATAATGTGTGTTGGGTTTCGCTTCGCTTCACTAGGGCCTACTCTTTATCATCGATCGAGCGAACCTGATATAACCCTCCATACATTCCCAGGGAGACAAGGGAGACAATTTTTCTCCCCCATCTTCCCCATCTCCCCCATCTCCCCCATCTCCCCCATCTTCTATGTTCCTGTGTTTTGAAAAAAGTTACATTCCCTTAAAATTGTTAGGGTTTTGTAACATTAAATACAAACAAGTGTCTAACTCAGTCTCTAGGATGAGGCGGTATAGTATGCTTAAAAATCAAGTTAAAGGAGTAACCCATGCCCGAAACTGGTGCTGAAGTCCTGCGGATGATTCAGGATGAAGATATTAAAATCATCGATCTCAAATTTATTGACTTGCCTGGGATTTGGCAACACCTTTCCATTTATCGCAGCGAACTCGACGAAGATTCTTTTACCGATGGTGTTCCCTTCGACGGTTCAAGTATTCGAGGCTGGAAATCAATTAACGAGTCAGACATGATGATGGTTCCCGATCCGACGACCGCTTGGATCGACCCATTTATGAAGGAAAAAACCCTCAGTATGGTCTGCTCTATTAAAGAACCCCGTACTGGTGAATTTTACGATCGCGATCCGCGCACGATCGCCCAGAAAGCGATTGATTATCTGATTTCCACTGGTATTGGTGACACCGCATTCTTCGGACCAGAAGCTGAGTTTTTCGTCTTTGATGATGTTCGCTTTGATCAAACCTATAACGAAGGATATTACCACGTTGATAGCGTCGAAGGACGTTGGAACTCAGGAAGAGAAGAAGCTGGCGGCAACCTCGGTTATAAACCCCGTTATAAAGAGGGTTATTTCCCCGTTCCTCCCACCGATACGTTACAAGATATGCGGACGGAAATGCTCTTAACCATGGCAGACTGTGGCGTTCCCATTGAAAAACATCACCACGAGGTCGCAAGTGGTGGACAAGGAGAATTAGGCTTCCGCTTTGGGACATTAGTGAAAGCGGCGGATGATTTGATGACCTATAAGTATGTGATTAAAAACGTGGCGAAGAAATATGGGCGTACTGTCACCTTTATGCCGAAGCCCATTTTTAACGATAATGGTTCTGGAATGCACGTTCACCAATCAATCTGGAAAGATGGACAGCCGACTTTCTGGGGAGAAGATGGTTATGCTAATTTAAGTGAAACCGCTCGTCATTATATCGGTGGTATCTTGCGACACGCTCCCGCTTTACTGGCGTTTACAAACCCTTCTACTAATTCCTACAAGCGTTTAGTGCCCGGTTTTGAAGCCCCAGTTAACTTGGTCTATTCCCAAGGGAATCGATCGGCCTCGGTGCGGATTCCTCTGACGGGTACGAACCCGAAAGCGAAACGTTTAGAGTTCCGTTGTCCTGATGCCACTTGCAATCCTTATCTGGCTTTTGCGGCGATGTTATGTGCTGGGATTGATGGGATTAAAAACAAAATTGAACCAGGTGAACCTTTGGATGTGGATATCTATGATCTCTCTCCTGAAGAGTTGAGCAAAATTCCTTCCACTCCAGGTTCTTTAGAGGCCGCGTTAGAGTGTTTGGAAAATGACCATCAATTCTTAATTGATGGCGGTGTGTTCACGCAAGGGTTTATTTACAACTGGATTGAGTACAAGTTAGACAATGAGGTGAATCCTCTGCGTTTACGTCCTCATCCCTACGAGTTTGCGCTTTACTATGATGCTTAAATTCCCTTAAACCTGATCTTTTTTTCGGTAAGGTGGGCAATGCCCACCCTACGATTTAAAGTAAGTTGAGTAAGTTAAAAATTAGTCCTAAAATTGCACCGCCAAAAACTAGCCACAAAGGACTGAGTTTAAATCGAAAAAGCGCGATCGCGCCGAGAATAAAAATTAAAATGGCAATGTAATCTAATGGCTGTAAAAATAGGCTATAAGCAAGTTGTAAGGTGAGAACTGCCATTAAGCCCACAGCACTAACATTCACCGCATCTAAAAACGCACTTGTCCAAGCAGAATTTCGCAATTTAGGAATTAACGGATTTAAGATTAAAACAAAGATAAAAGAGGGAAAAAAGATGCCCAATGTTGCTACAATTGCCCCAGGAATCCCTGCGACCACATAACCGATAAATGTAGAAGTTGATAAAACTGGACCTGGGGTAAATTGTCCGATCGCGATCGCATCTAATAACTGCTGTTGGGTTAACCAGCCATTTTGATTGACTAATTCTCCTTCAATAAAAGCGATTAATACATAACCGCTACCAAAGAGGATCGAACCCACTTTTAAGAAAAATAATCCTAACTTCCATAAAGGAGGAATAGTTTTAGCAGTTGTTGCGGCTACGGCTTTTAATATTGTCCCGAAACTCAACACTCCAATTAACCCTTCTGCTGTCTCTTTCGGAAGCACTTTTTGTAATAAAAGCATTCCCACAAAACCGCCAATTAATAACGCAATAACTTCGTTAATACCAAGTAATAATAAGACTGCAACCCCGAAGCCAATAAGAACAAATTGATAACCCTTAATTGCTTTTTTGCCCAGTTTCCATAAAGCACCCAAAATAACCGCTAAAACCGCTGGCTTAATGCCATAAAATAACGGTGCAATTTGTGGTAAATCTCCATAAGAAACGTAAATCCAAGCAAAAATTCCTGTGATTAAAACAGCAGGAAATAAGAAACAAACACCAGCGATAATTAAACCAAAGAAACCGCCCTGAATATAACCTAAATGAATCGCCATTTCTGTCGAATTAGGACCGGGAATGAGGTTAGTTGCGCCAATTAAATCTAAAAAGCGCGATCGATCGATCCATTCCCTACGAGTAACGACTTCCTCTTCCATCATGGCAATATGGGCTGCTGGGCCACCAAAACCAATTACTCCTAGTTTGAAGAAAACTTGAGCAATTTCTAATAACCGTTGCGAGGATGTTCCACTCATTTTTTTAACTTCTCTTAACCTTAAAAAGCCAACTTTGTAGCAATCAATTTAGTCTGATTTTATCTTGGTTCGGCAGAAAATGGGAACAATCCTTTTATTTTTTCGGTTGGGGTAAAAACTGTTTTAAGATGGCTTTCGGTGCGCGATCCCAGCTATCCCGATGATCAGAGATTAATCCTTCTGAATTTAAGGTGTAAGTAGAATCGCCATTAAAGAAAATATTGGCTTCCCAGGGAACTCGTAATTTTCCGCGCACTGTCCACCAAACTTTGATAATATTTGTTTCTATTTGTTGGATAT
This window contains:
- a CDS encoding Uma2 family endonuclease, which codes for MDQITVSVGKKVLFKEVSWKTLETILEETDRENHSSRLAYNQGRLEIVTPLPEPEINKNFITNFIEILLEELDREFYPLGSTTFKNELMQQGIEPDNCFYIENEALIRGKERIDLTVDPPPDLALEIEITSRSYPEIYAALGVPELWQFRQGNLQISILEQGKYQISTRSSIFPQFPLTKAIPEFLQQCKTQGRNQTMKAFRQWVREKQ
- the chrA gene encoding chromate efflux transporter; the protein is MSGTSSQRLLEIAQVFFKLGVIGFGGPAAHIAMMEEEVVTRREWIDRSRFLDLIGATNLIPGPNSTEMAIHLGYIQGGFFGLIIAGVCFLFPAVLITGIFAWIYVSYGDLPQIAPLFYGIKPAVLAVILGALWKLGKKAIKGYQFVLIGFGVAVLLLLGINEVIALLIGGFVGMLLLQKVLPKETAEGLIGVLSFGTILKAVAATTAKTIPPLWKLGLFFLKVGSILFGSGYVLIAFIEGELVNQNGWLTQQQLLDAIAIGQFTPGPVLSTSTFIGYVVAGIPGAIVATLGIFFPSFIFVLILNPLIPKLRNSAWTSAFLDAVNVSAVGLMAVLTLQLAYSLFLQPLDYIAILIFILGAIALFRFKLSPLWLVFGGAILGLIFNLLNLL
- a CDS encoding low molecular weight protein-tyrosine-phosphatase, producing MYKLLFVCLGNICRSPSAENIMRYLIEKEGLSDQIVCDSAGTASYHLGEPPDQRMKAAAEKRGIKLEGKARQFQPSDFEKYDLILAMDRDNYWSLVSLDPEKKYREKIKMMCNYAKSYPDQEVPDPYYGGTEGFNHVIDLLLDACSELLESIKKD
- a CDS encoding J domain-containing protein, translated to MLHRDHYQILGLTPDATQKEIKEAYRRLAKEFHPDRSEDQEAHEKIISINAAYEVLGNPTLKASYDRAFCQKRTQRNAKAQRQYQRQRQKQRHSEDQITHWLKYVYQPIIKQVEEIVFPLDTQIDFLAGDPFDDELLQTFQSYLENCRHLVQQAKQSLRSQPNPSSLAGTAANLYYCLNQLDDGIEELAYFPFNFDESHLHTGKELFRIATGLQEEAEATVNYNHL
- a CDS encoding DUF2808 domain-containing protein, with amino-acid sequence MKKLLSSIMLAGGLLTVVPALEVFAQSGGNSGITIFSGVEQENLLDYRLDFGGESGRWDRYRLRIPSKKLPFGASQFYVTYPDYYKGRFDTDRIEVRIDGEPQPLSDVTWNQEEGLISMDLEEPIEPDTKVELVFSNVKNPRPGGTFYFNAQVDVPNDVAIRRYVGTWIIDID
- the glnA gene encoding type I glutamate--ammonia ligase, which codes for MPETGAEVLRMIQDEDIKIIDLKFIDLPGIWQHLSIYRSELDEDSFTDGVPFDGSSIRGWKSINESDMMMVPDPTTAWIDPFMKEKTLSMVCSIKEPRTGEFYDRDPRTIAQKAIDYLISTGIGDTAFFGPEAEFFVFDDVRFDQTYNEGYYHVDSVEGRWNSGREEAGGNLGYKPRYKEGYFPVPPTDTLQDMRTEMLLTMADCGVPIEKHHHEVASGGQGELGFRFGTLVKAADDLMTYKYVIKNVAKKYGRTVTFMPKPIFNDNGSGMHVHQSIWKDGQPTFWGEDGYANLSETARHYIGGILRHAPALLAFTNPSTNSYKRLVPGFEAPVNLVYSQGNRSASVRIPLTGTNPKAKRLEFRCPDATCNPYLAFAAMLCAGIDGIKNKIEPGEPLDVDIYDLSPEELSKIPSTPGSLEAALECLENDHQFLIDGGVFTQGFIYNWIEYKLDNEVNPLRLRPHPYEFALYYDA
- the gltX gene encoding glutamate--tRNA ligase, whose translation is MTVRVRIAPSPTGNLHIGTARTAVFNWLFARHEGGTFIIRVEDTDQARSRPEYTQNIKDGLAWLGMQWDEGPYFQSERLHLYKQAVQTLLDQGYAYRCYTTEDELNQLRESQKARNQAPRYDNRHRNLTPEEEKAFEAEGRKPVIRFKIDDNRQIIWNDQIRGTLTWEGSDLGGDMVIARASSREDLGQPLYNLAVVVDDMDMKISHVIRGEDHIANTAKQILLYEALGGSIPEFAHTPLILNEQGQKLSKRDNVTAISDFYKMGFVPEAMANYMTLLGWTPPDSTEELFTLEEAAKHFSLDRVSKSAAKFDWSKLDWINSQYIHKIEPQRLVEMLAPFWQEAGYKVDLENNRPWLEQVSALIAPSLTRLTDAVEQTKVFFQTDIEFKEEAVSQLQQDGVKSVIEKISEAIKQQDQFTEEEAKQLIKTVTKEQGVKKGLVMKSLRAALTGDVKGHDLMQSWLLLNQKGLDRVRLEKALATINN
- a CDS encoding peroxiredoxin, which gives rise to MSVAVQQTVPDVVFRTRVRDESVGGENPFRWQDRTTADIFGGKRVVLFALPGAFTPTCSSTHLPRYEELYDEIRAQGVDEVICLSVNDAFVMFQWAKKQGVEKVFMLPDGNADFTRKMGMLVEKDNLGFGMRSWRYSMVVNDRQIEKMFIEPDYQDNCPTDPFEVSDADTMLAYLKGAKS